A window from Ovis canadensis isolate MfBH-ARS-UI-01 breed Bighorn chromosome 4, ARS-UI_OviCan_v2, whole genome shotgun sequence encodes these proteins:
- the LOC138439833 gene encoding taste receptor type 2 member 41-like, whose amino-acid sequence MHPEFTVLFMLLFVLLCILGLLANGFIVLVLSREWVRRGRLLPSDLILFSLGLSRFCLQWVGMGNNFHYFLHLVDYCSGPARQFFGLPWVFLNSVTSWFGSWLSVLFCMKIANFTHPAFLWLKWRLPRWVPWLLLGSLLTSFTVTLLFFSGNHALYKGSFTRKPFRNMTYHQWSRILEMCYFLPLKMITLSVPGSVSLASIALLIHSLGRHAWRMQRSGHSLQDPGGQAHTRALKSLVSFLVLYILSFVSLIIDAAGFCSSDSDWYWPWQILVYSCTSIHPFILILGNLRLRGAFGQLILLARGFWMAEVV is encoded by the coding sequence ATGCACCCAGAATTCACAGTCCTCTTCATGCTGCTCTTTGTCCTGCTGTGTATCCTGGGCCTCCTGGCCAATGGCTTCATTGTGCTGGTGCTGAGCAGAGAATGGGTGCGACGTGGGAGGCTGCTCCCCTCTGACCTGATCCTCTTTAGCTTGGGACTCTCCCGCTTCTGCCTGCAGTGGGTTGGAATGGGGAATAACTTCCACTATTTCCTGCATCTGGTCGACTACTGCAGTGGTCCCGCCCGGCAGTTCTTCGGTCTACCCTGGGTCTTCCTCAACTCCGTCACTTCCTGGTTTGGCTCCTGGCTCAGCGTCCTCTTCTGCATGAAGATTGCTAACTTTACCCACCCCGCCTTCCTCTGGCTAAAGtggaggctccccaggtgggTGCCCTGGCTTTTGCTGGGCTCTCTGCTCACCTCCttcactgtcaccctgctttttttttcagggaaCCATGCTTTgtataaagggtccttcactaGAAAACCTTTCAGGAACATGACCTATCATCAATGGAGCAGGATTCTGGAAATGTGCTATTTCCTGCCCCTGAAAATGATCACTCTTTCAGTTcctggctctgtttctctggcCTCGATTGCTCTGCTGATTCACTCTCTGGGGAGACACGCGTGGAGGATGCAGCGCAGTGGTCACAGCCTGCAGGATCCCGGTGGCCAGGCTCACACCAGAGCTCTGAAGTCACTAGTCTCCTTCCTTGTTCTTTATATTCTGTCTTTCGTGTCCCTGATCATTGATGCTGCAGGGTTCTGCTCCTCAGACAGTGACTGGTACTGGCCATGGCAAATTTTAGTCTACTCGTGCACTTCCATCCATCCCTTTATCCTCATCCTTGGCAACCTCAGGCTTCGAGGGGCATTTGGGCAGCTGATTTTGTTGGCCAGGGGCTTCTGGATGGCCGAGGTGGTGTGA
- the LOC138439834 gene encoding olfactory receptor 2F1-like, giving the protein MGRNNLTWVSEFVLLGLSGDRQTQAGLFVLFGATYLLTLLGNGLILVLVRLDSRLQLPMYFFLGNLSVVDICYTSSGVPQMLAHFLLEKKTISSARCGTQHFFSLALGGTEFLLLAAMAYDRYVAVCDPLRYAAVMGPRLCAGLAAVSWLVGLANAAVETAVTVRLPTCGRHVLNHVACETLALVRLACVDVTLNQAVILASSVVVLLVPCCLVALSYARIVAAVLRIRSSAGRRKAFGTCASHLTVVSMSYGMALVTYMQPRATASAEQDKVVVLFYAVVTPMLNPLIYSLRNKEIKAALTRVLTRSSESTW; this is encoded by the coding sequence ATGGGGAGGAACAACCTGACCTGGGTGAGTGAGTTTGTCCTGCTGGGCCTCTCCGGGGACCGGCAGACCCAGGCTGGGCTGTTTGTCTTGTTCGGGGCCACCTATCTGCTGACCTTGCTGGGCAACGGACTCATCCTCGTCCTGGTCCGGCTGGATTCCCGCCTCCAGCtgcccatgtacttcttcctcggCAACCTCTCCGTAGTGGACATCTGCTACACCTCCAGCGGGGTTCCTCAGATGCTGGCGCACTTCCTCCTGGAGAAGAAGACCATCTCCTCCGCCCGATGTGGTACCCAGCACTTCTTCTCGCTGGCCCTGGGGGGCACCGAGTTCCTGCTGCTGGCCGCCATGGCCTATGATCGCTACGTGGCCGTCTGTGACCCCCTGCGCTACGCGGCCGTCATGGGGCCGCGGCTCTGCGCAGGCCTGGCCGCCGTCTCCTGGCTCGTGGGCCTGGCGAACGCGGCGGTGGAGACTGCGGTCACCGTGCGTCTGCCCACCTGTGGGCGCCACGTGCTGAACCACGTGGCCTGTGAGACACTGGCGCTCGTCAGGCTAGCCTGCGTGGACGTCACCCTCAACCAGGCGGTCATACTGGCATCCAGCGTGGTGGTGCTTCTGGTGCCCTGCTGCCTGGTCGCGCTGTCCTACGCGCGCATTGTGGCCGCCGTCTTGCGGATCCGCTCCAGCGCGGGGCGCCGCAAAGCCTTCGGGACCTGCGCCTCGCACCTCACCGTGGTCTCCATGTCTTACGGCATGGCCCTGGTTACCTACATGCAGCCCCGCGCCACCGCCTCCGCCGAGCAGGACAAGGTGGTGGTGCTCTTCTACGCGGTGGTGACCCCTATGTTGAATCCGCTCATCTACAGTCTGAGGAACAAGGAGATAAAGGCTGCTCTGACTCGGGTTCTGACAAGGAGCTCTGAATCAACATGGTAG